Proteins encoded together in one Meles meles chromosome 7, mMelMel3.1 paternal haplotype, whole genome shotgun sequence window:
- the CHD4 gene encoding chromodomain-helicase-DNA-binding protein 4 isoform X2 → MASGLGSPSPCSAGSEEEDMDALLNNSLPPPHPENEEDPEEDLSEAETPKLKKKKKPKKPRDPKIPKSKRQKKERLLLCRQLGDSSGEGPEFVEEEEEVALRSDSEGSDYTPGKKKKKKLGPKKEKKSKSKRKEEEEEDDDDDDSKEPKSSAQLLEDWGMEDIDHVFSEEDYRTLTNYKAFSQFVRPLIAAKNPKIAVSKMMMVLGAKWREFSTNNPFKGSSGASVAAAAAAAVAVVESMVTATEVAPPPPPVEVPIRKAKTKEGKGPNARRKPKGSPRVPDAKKPKPKKVAPLKIKLGGFGSKRKRSSSEDDDLDVESDFDDASINSYSVSDGSTSRSSRSRKKLRTTKKKKKGEEEVTAVDGYETDHQDYCEVCQQGGEIILCDTCPRAYHMVCLDPDMEKAPEGKWSCPHCEKEGIQWEAKEDNSEGEEILEEVGGDPEEEDDHHMEFCRVCKDGGELLCCDTCPSSYHIHCLNPPLPEIPNGEWLCPRCTCPALKGKVQKILIWKWGQPPSPTPVPRPPDADPNTPSPKPLEGRPERQFFVKWQGMSYWHCSWVSELQLELHCQVMFRNYQRKNDMDEPPSGDFGGDEEKSRKRKNKDPKFAEMEERFYRYGIKPEWMMIHRILNHSVDKKGHVHYLIKWRDLPYDQASWESEDVEIQDYDLFKQSYWNHRELMRGEEGRPGKKLKKVKLRKLERPPETPTVDPTVKYERQPEYLDATGGTLHPYQMEGLNWLRFSWAQGTDTILADEMGLGKTVQTAVFLYSLYKEGHSKGPFLVSAPLSTIINWEREFEMWAPDMYVVTYVGDKDSRAIIRENEFSFEDNAIRGGKKASRMKKEASVKFHVLLTSYELITIDMAILGSIDWACLIVDEAHRLKNNQSKFFRVLNGYSLQHKLLLTGTPLQNNLEELFHLLNFLTPERFHNLEGFLEEFADIAKEDQIKKLHDMLGPHMLRRLKADVFKNMPSKTELIVRVELSPMQKKYYKYILTRNFEALNARGGGNQVSLLNVVMDLKKCCNHPYLFPVAAMEAPKMPNGMYDGSALIRASGKLLLLQKMLKNLKEGGHRVLIFSQMTKMLDLLEDFLEHEGYKYERIDGGITGNMRQEAIDRFNAPGAQQFCFLLSTRAGGLGINLATADTVIIYDSDWNPHNDIQAFSRAHRIGQNKKVMIYRFVTRASVEERITQVAKKKMMLTHLVVRPGLGSKTGSMSKQELDDILKFGTEELFKDEATDGGGDNKEGEDSSVIHYDDKAIERLLDRNQDETEDTELQGMNEYLSSFKVAQYVVREEEMGEEEEVEREIIKQEESVDPDYWEKLLRHHYEQQQEDLARNLGKGKRIRKQVNYNDGSQEDRDWQDDQSDNQSDYSVASEEGDEDFDERSEAPRRPSRKGLRNDKDKPLPPLLARVGGNIEVLGFNARQRKAFLNAIMRYGMPPQDAFTTQWLVRDLRGKSEKEFKAYVSLFMRHLCEPGADGAETFADGVPREGLSRQHVLTRIGVMSLIRKKVQEFEHVNGRWSMPELAEVEENKKMSQPGSPSPKTPTPSTPGDTQPNTPAPAPPAEDGIKIEENSLKEEESAEGEKEVKSAAPEATVECTQPPAPASEDEKVLVEPPEGEEKVEKAEVKERTEEPMETEPKGVADVEKVEEKSAVDLTPIVVEDKEEKKEEEEKKEVMLQNGETPKDLNDEKQKKNIKQRFMFNIADGGFTELHSLWQNEERAATVTKKTYEIWHRRHDYWLLAGIINHGYARWQDIQNDPRYAILNEPFKGEMNRGNFLEIKNKFLARRFKLLEQALVIEEQLRRAAYLNMSEDPSHPSMALNTRFAEVECLAESHQHLSKESMAGNKPANAVLHKGILKQLEELLSDMKADVTRLPATIARIPPVAVRLQMSERNILSRLANRAPEPTPQQVAQQQ, encoded by the exons ATGGCGTCGGGCCTGGGCTCCCCGTCCCCCTGCTCGGCGGGCAGCGAGGAGGAAGATATGGATGCACTTTTGAACAACAgcttgcccccaccccacccag aaaatgaAGAGGACCCAGAAGAGGATTTGTCAGAAGCAGAGACTCCAAAgctcaagaagaagaaaaagcctaAGAAACCTCGGGACCCTAAAATCCCTAAGAGCAAGCGCCAAAAAAAGGAG CGTCTGCTCTTATGCCGGCAGCTGGGGGACAGCTCTGGGGAGGGGCCGGAGtttgtggaggaggaggaagaggtggcTCTGCGCTCAGACAGTGAGGGCAGCGACTATACCCCtggcaagaagaaaaagaagaagcttggacctaagaaagaaaagaagagcaaatccaagcggaaggaagaggaggaggaggatgacgatgatgatgattcAAAG GAGCCTAAATCATCCGCTCAGCTCCTGGAAGACTGGGGCATGGAAGACATTGACCATGTGTTCTCAGAGGAGGATTATCGCACCCTCACCAACTACAAGGCCTTCAGCCAGTTTGTCCG ACCCCTCATTGCTGCCAAAAACCCCAAGATTGCTGTCTCCAAGATGATGATGGTTTTGGGTGCAAAGTGGCGTGAGTTCAGCACCAACAATCCCTTCAAAGGCAGTTCCGGGGCTTCTgtggcagcagcagcggcggcagcggTGGCTGTGGTGGAGAGCATGGTGACGGCCACTGAAGTTGCACCACCACCTCCGCCTGTGGAGGTGCCCATCCGCAAGGCCAAGACCAAGGAGGGCAAAG GTCCCAATGCTCGGAGGAAGCCCAAGGGCAGCCCTCGTGTACCTGACGCCAAGAAGCCTAAACCCAAGAAAGTAGCTCCCCTGAAAATCAAGCTGGGAGGTTTTGGTTCTAAGCGTAAGAGATCCTCG AGTGAGGATGATGACTTAGATGTGGAGTCTGACTTCGATGATGCCAGCATCAATAGCTATTCCGTTTCTGATGGTTCTACTAGCCGTAGTAGCCGCAGCCGCAAGAAACTCCgaaccactaaaaagaaaaagaaag GCGAGGAGGAGGTGACTGCTGTGGATGGTTATGAGACAGACCACCAGGACTATTGCGAGGTGTGCCAGCAAGGCGGTGAGATCATCCTGTGTGATACCTGTCCCCGAGCCTACCACATGGTCTGCCTGGATCCGGATATGGAGAAGGCTCCTGAGGGCAAGTGGAGCTGTCCACATTGC GAGAAGGAAGGCATCCAGTGGGAGGCTAAAGAGGACAATTCAGAGGGTGAGGAGATCCTGGAAGAGGTTGGAGGAGACCCTGAAGAGGAGGATGACCACCATATGGAATTCTGTCGTGTCTGTAAAGATGGTGGGGAGCTGCTCTGCTGTGACACCTGTCCTTCATCCTATCACATCCACTGCCTGAACCCCCCACTTCCAGAGATTCCTAATGGTGAATGGCTCTGTCCCCGTTGTACG TGTCCAGCGCTTAAGGGCAAAGTTCAGAAGATTCTAATCTGGAAATGGGGGCAGCCACCATCTCCCACACCAGTGCCTCGGCCTCCAGATGCTGATCCCAATACTCCGTCTCCCAAGCCCCTGGAGGGGAGGCCAGAGCGGCAGTTCTTTGTGAAATGGCAAGGCATGTCTTACTGGCACTGCTCCTGGGTGTCTGAACTGCAG TTGGAGCTGCACTGTCAAGTGATGTTCCGAAACTATCAGCGGAAGAATGATATGGACGAACCGCCTTCCGGGGACTTTGGTGGTGATGAAGAGAAGAGCCGGAAGCGTAAGAACAAAGACCCTAAATTTGCAGAGATGGAGGAACGCTTCTATCGCTATGGCATAAAACCTGAGTGGATGATGATCCACCGAATTCTCAACCACAG TGTGGACAAAAAGGGCCATGTCCACTACTTGATCAAGTGGCGGGACTTGCCCTACGATCAGGCATCCTGGGAGagcgaggatgtggagatacAGGACTATGATCTGTTCAAGCAGAGCTACTGGAACCACAG GGAGTTAATGAGGGGTGAGGAAGGACGACCAGGCAAGAAGCTCAAGAAGGTGAAGCTGAGGAAGTTGGAGAGGCCTCCTGAAACTCCTACAGTGGAT CCGACAGTGAAGTATGAGCGGCAGCCAGAGTACCTGGATGCTACAGGTGGAACCCTGCACCCCTATCAGATGGAGGGCTTGAACTGGTTGCGCTTCTCCTGGGCTCAAGGCACCGATACTATCTTGGCTGATGAGATGGGCCTTGGGAAGACTGTCCAGACAGCAGTCTTCCTCTATTCTCTCTACAAAGAG GGTCATTCCAAGGGCCCCTTCCTAGTGAGTGCCCCTCTTTCTACCATCATCAACTGGGAGCGGGAGTTTGAAATGTGGGCTCCAGATATGTATGTGGTGACGTACGTGGGTGACAAAGACAGCCGTGCCATCATCCGAGAGAATGAGTTCTCCTTTGAAGACAACGCCATTCGTGGTGGCAAGAAAGCCTCTCGCATGAAG AAAGAGGCATCTGTAAAGTTCCATGTGCTGCTGACGTCCTATGAGCTGATTACCATCGACATGGCCATCTTGGGCTCCATTGACTGGGCCTGCCTCATCGTGGATGAGGCACACCGGCTCAAGAACAACCAGTCCAAG TTCTTCCGGGTGTTAAATGGTTACTCACTCCAACACAAGCTGTTGCTGACCGGGACTCCGTTACAAAACAATCTGGAAGAGTTGTTTCATCTGCTCAACTTTCTAACCCCTGAGAGGTTCCA caatttggaaggcttcttggaggagttTGCTGACATTGCCAAGGAGGACCAGATTAAAAAACTGCATGACATGCTGGGCCCTCATATGTTACGGCGGCTCAAAGCTGATGTGTTCAAGAACATGCCATCCAAGACAGAATTGATTGTGCGTGTGGAGCTGAGCCCTATGCAGAA GAAATACTACAAGTACATCCTTACTCGAAATTTTGAAGCGCTCAATGCTCGGGGTGGCGGCAACCAGGTGTCTCTGCTCAACGTGGTGATGGATCTGAAGAAGTGCTGCAACCACCCGTACCTCTTCCCCGTGGCCGCGATG GAAGCCCCTAAAATGCCCAATGGCATGTATGATGGCAGTGCCCTAATCCGAGCATCTGGGAAATTATTGCTGCTACAGAAGATGCTCAAGAACCTTAAGGAGGGCGGGCACCGCGTTCTCATCTTTTCTCAG ATGACCAAGATGCTGGACCTGTTGGAGGATTTTTTGGAACATGAAGGTTATAAGTATGAACGAATCGATGGTGGGATCACCGGGAACATGCGGCAAGAGGCCATTGACCGCTTCAATG CACCGGGTGCTCAACAGTTCTGCTTCTTGCTTTCCACTCGAGCTGGGGGCCTTGGAATCAATCTGGCCACTGCCGACACAGTTATTATCTATGACTCTGACTGGAACCCCCATAATGACATCCAG GCTTTTAGCAGAGCTCACCGTATTGGGCAGAATAAGAAGGTGATGATATATCGGTTCGTGACCCGCGCGTCCGTGGAGGAGCGCATCACGCAGGTGGCAAAGAAGAAGATGATGCTGACGCATCTAGTGGTTCGGCCTGGGCTGGGCTCCAAGACTGGATCCATGTCCAAGCAGGAGCTTGATGACATCCTCAAGTTTGGCACTGAGGAGCTATTTAAGGATGAAGCCACAGACGGAG GAGGAGACAACAAAGAGGGAGAAGATAGTAGTGTTATCCACTATGATGACAAGGCCATTGAACGACTTCTGGACCGTAATCAGGATGAGACAGAAGACACAGAACTGCAGGGCATGAATGAATATTTGAGCTCGTTCAAAGTGGCCCAGTACGTGGTGCGGGAAGAAGAGATGGGG gaggaagaggaggtagaACGAGAAAtcataaaacaggaagaaagtgTGGATCCTGACTACTGGGAGAAATTGCTGCGGCACCATTATGAGCAGCAGCAAGAAGATCTAGCCCGAAATCTgggcaaaggaaaaagaatccgTAAACAGGTCAACTACAATGATGGCTCCCAGGAGGACCGAG atTGGCAGGACGACCAGTCCGACAACCAGTCCGATTATTCAGTGGCCTCAGAGGAAGGTGATGAAGACTTTGATGAACGTTCAGAAG CTCCCCGCAGGCCCAGTCGCAAGGGCCTGCGGAATGATAAAGATAAGCCATTACCTCCTCTGTTGGCCCGTGTTGGTGGGAATATTGAA GTACTTGGTTTTAATGCTCGTCAGCGAAAAGCCTTTCTTAATGCAATTATGCGATATGGGATGCCTCCTCAGGATGCTTTTACCACCCAGTGGCTTGTGAGAGATCTGCGAGGCAAATCAGAGAAGGAGTTCAA GGCTTATGTATCTCTTTTCATGAGACATTTATGTGAGCCAGGAGCAGATGGGGCTGAGACCTTTGCTGATGGTGTCCCCCGAGAAGGCCTGTCTCGCCAGCATGTCCTTACTAGGATTGGTGTCATGTCCTTGATTCGAAAGAAG GTTCAGGAGTTTGAACATGTCAATGGGCGCTGGAGCATGCCTGAACTTGCTGAagtagaagaaaacaagaaaatgtccCAGCCAGGGTCTCCTTCTCCAAAGACTCCTACCCCCtccactccaggagatacacaacCCAATACCCCGGCACCTGCCCCACCTGCTG AGGATGGGATAAAAATAGAGGAGAATAGCCTCAAAGAAGAAGAGAGtgcagaaggagaaaaggaggttAAGTCTGCAGCCCCAGAGGCCACCGTTGAG tgtacacagccccctgcccctgcctcagaGGATGAAAAAGTCCTTGTTGAACctcctgagggagaggagaaagtagaaaaggcagaggtgaaagagagaacagaggaaCCGATGGAAACAGAACCCAAAG GTGTTGCTGACGTGGAGAAGGTAGAGGAAAAGTCAGCAGTAGATCTGACCCCCATTGTGGTAGAGGACAAAG aagagaagaaagaggaagaagagaaaaaagaggtgATGCTTCAGAATGGAGAGACCCCCAAGGACCTGAATGatgagaagcagaagaaaaatattaaacagcGTTTCATGTTCAACATCGCAGATGGTGGTTTTACTG AGTTACACTCCCTTTGGCAGAATGAGGAGCGGGCAGCCACTGTCACCAAGAAGACTTATGAGATCTGGCATCGGCGGCATGACTACTGGCTGCTGGCTGGCATCATAAA CCATGGCTATGCCCGGTGGCAGGACATCCAGAATGACCCACGCTATGCCATCCTCAATGAACCTTTCAAGGGTGAAATGAATCGTGGCAATTTCTTAGAGATCAAGAATAAGTTTCTAGCCCGAAGGTTCAAG CTCTTAGAACAAGCCCTGGTGATTGAGGAACAGCTGCGTCGGGCAGCTTACCTGAACATGTCAGAGGACCCCTCTCACCCCTCCATGGCCCTAAACACGCGCTTTGCTGAGGTGGAGTGTTTGGCAGAGAGTCACCAGCACCTGTCCAAGGAGTCAATGGCAGGAAACAAGCCAGCCAATGCGGTCCTGCACAAAGGTA TTCTGAAACAGCTAGAAGAACTGCTAAGTGACATGAAAGCCGATGTGACTCGACTCCCAGCTACTATTGCCCGGATTCCCCCAGTTGCCGTGAGGCTACAGATGTCAGAGCGTAACATCCTCAGCCGTCTGGCAAACCGAGCACCTGAACCTACTCCACAGCAG GTGGCCCAGCAGCAGTGA